In Catenulispora sp. MAP5-51, the following are encoded in one genomic region:
- a CDS encoding tryptophan 2,3-dioxygenase family protein translates to MPVHSAPTRSEPGVPARPVAEMSYNELNQIDLLLTLQQPIPGAPDALFFVAAHQITELWFKVIVHELDGARRAIDADALPEARRRLARVARGEEVLVSHLRAVGTITPGDFALLRAQLGTSSAYESAQFREIEFVSGRKDPRFLEGPRVTEAERVRLTARLAEPSLADALEALLDRRGRPDLARVIAGDADPELGALIEALIEHDEGFARWRHGHALMTERIIGYRDGTGGTGGVDYLRATVGERFFPQLWAARSAVYDS, encoded by the coding sequence ATGCCGGTGCACTCCGCGCCGACCAGGTCCGAGCCGGGCGTTCCGGCGCGGCCGGTCGCCGAGATGAGCTACAACGAGCTCAACCAGATCGACCTCCTGCTGACCCTCCAGCAGCCGATCCCCGGCGCCCCGGACGCGCTGTTCTTCGTCGCCGCGCACCAGATCACGGAACTGTGGTTCAAGGTGATCGTGCACGAGCTCGACGGCGCGCGCCGAGCGATCGACGCCGACGCCCTCCCGGAGGCGCGGCGCCGGCTGGCCCGCGTGGCGCGCGGCGAGGAGGTGCTGGTGAGCCATCTGCGTGCGGTCGGGACCATCACCCCCGGCGATTTCGCGCTGCTGCGCGCGCAGTTGGGCACCTCCAGCGCCTATGAGTCGGCGCAGTTCCGCGAGATCGAGTTCGTCTCGGGCCGCAAGGACCCCCGCTTCCTGGAGGGTCCGCGGGTGACCGAGGCCGAGCGCGTCCGGTTGACCGCCCGGCTGGCGGAGCCCTCGCTGGCCGATGCCTTGGAGGCGCTGCTGGACCGGCGCGGCCGGCCCGATCTCGCGCGGGTGATCGCCGGGGACGCCGATCCCGAGCTCGGCGCGCTGATCGAGGCGCTGATCGAGCACGACGAGGGCTTCGCGCGCTGGCGGCACGGCCACGCGCTGATGACCGAGCGGATCATCGGCTACCGCGACGGCACCGGCGGGACCGGCGGCGTGGACTATCTGCGCGCCACCGTCGGCGAGCGCTTCTTCCCGCAGCTGTGGGCGGCGCGCTCCGCGGTCTATGACTCCTGA
- a CDS encoding AMP-binding protein, protein MSDTPAGTLGDLPDLAADKHGQTAFLCDQPWLGYGGPVLDVAGFAHAVHDYADRFWAAGIRAGDTVVVVQRNHIEVQALACGLNRIGALPVLLSVGIEPEEIVECAGRLEQPYLAVDAAGAARLAGQTAALQGLTKRILFLTEGGNPEAPANEAASAEPSWAAPTGDRQTHRPSPRGEDDWAVITHTSGTTSVPKLAAHSTRSLYGVVRAQIAASRAFGQVGLSAKHLSFVHARTCSIVLAFLEVAMPILAIGDARPEPVRQLMLEHRPDSLETHPNVFIRWEPVAAHPSRPFSSVTRFVSTFDAIHPRTVKALLAGSDQPGANYIQAYGQTETGGVTARLVTRDEAAAYRPRNVGSAIEGSSVLVAGEDGSPVPAGQAGAIFSKTIGRFRGYIGAESPVDEQWWPMGDIGRINPDGSLELLDRLVDHAEGTDSFLEVEDTVLDRLPELIELVMLKEVGGHDVVAVACPREGEAPDPGRLLAALRETSLGAVPVYVMDFDELPLTGSYKVRRLLLRSRLVASGAAPTVGVDA, encoded by the coding sequence ATGAGCGACACCCCCGCCGGCACCCTCGGCGACCTCCCCGACCTGGCCGCGGACAAGCACGGGCAGACCGCGTTCCTGTGCGACCAGCCCTGGCTCGGGTACGGCGGGCCGGTGCTGGACGTCGCCGGCTTCGCGCACGCCGTCCACGACTACGCTGACCGCTTCTGGGCCGCCGGGATCCGCGCCGGGGACACGGTGGTCGTGGTGCAGCGCAACCACATCGAAGTGCAGGCGCTGGCGTGCGGGCTGAACCGGATCGGCGCGCTGCCGGTGCTGCTGTCGGTCGGCATCGAGCCGGAGGAGATCGTCGAGTGCGCGGGCCGGCTGGAACAGCCCTATCTCGCCGTCGACGCGGCCGGGGCGGCGCGGCTGGCCGGGCAGACCGCGGCGCTCCAGGGGCTGACCAAGCGGATCCTGTTCCTCACCGAGGGCGGGAACCCGGAGGCACCCGCAAACGAGGCCGCGTCGGCCGAACCGTCCTGGGCCGCGCCGACCGGGGACCGCCAGACGCACCGGCCCTCGCCCCGCGGCGAGGACGACTGGGCGGTGATCACCCACACCTCCGGGACCACCAGCGTCCCCAAGCTCGCCGCGCACTCGACCCGGTCGCTGTACGGCGTGGTCCGCGCCCAGATCGCCGCCTCCCGCGCCTTCGGCCAGGTCGGGCTGTCCGCCAAGCACCTGTCCTTCGTGCACGCCCGGACCTGTTCGATCGTGCTGGCCTTCCTGGAGGTGGCGATGCCGATCCTGGCGATCGGCGACGCCCGGCCCGAGCCGGTCCGGCAGCTGATGCTGGAGCACCGGCCGGACTCGCTGGAGACGCACCCGAACGTGTTCATCCGGTGGGAGCCGGTGGCCGCGCACCCGTCGCGGCCGTTCAGCTCGGTGACCCGGTTCGTCAGCACCTTCGACGCGATCCACCCCCGGACCGTCAAGGCCCTGCTGGCCGGCTCGGACCAGCCCGGCGCCAACTACATCCAGGCCTACGGCCAGACCGAGACCGGCGGCGTGACGGCCCGCCTGGTGACCCGGGACGAGGCGGCCGCCTACCGGCCGCGCAACGTCGGCTCCGCGATCGAGGGCTCCTCGGTGCTGGTGGCCGGCGAGGACGGCTCGCCGGTGCCCGCCGGCCAGGCCGGCGCCATCTTCAGCAAGACCATCGGCCGCTTCCGCGGCTACATCGGCGCCGAATCACCGGTGGACGAACAGTGGTGGCCGATGGGCGACATCGGCCGGATCAACCCCGACGGCTCCCTGGAGCTGCTGGACCGGCTCGTGGACCACGCCGAGGGCACCGACAGCTTCCTGGAGGTCGAGGACACGGTCCTGGACCGGCTGCCGGAGCTGATCGAGCTGGTGATGCTGAAGGAGGTCGGCGGGCACGACGTCGTCGCAGTGGCCTGTCCGCGCGAGGGCGAGGCCCCGGATCCCGGCCGGCTGCTGGCGGCGCTGCGCGAGACCAGTCTCGGCGCGGTCCCGGTGTACGTCATGGACTTCGACGAGCTGCCGCTCACCGGCTCCTACAAGGTGCGCCGCCTGCTGCTGCGCTCCCGCCTGGTCGCCTCGGGCGCCGCGCCCACGGTCGGGGTGGACGCGTGA
- a CDS encoding AMP-binding protein — MSHLWQLFTDAAEHGRSLSLPMQEGQPEFTLAELLERAERTAGDVIERTGARTRTGTPRRLGVLMNNGEPWVRSALMAFRLDAAVVPLPLPVGFVGAEAYTAHLRRIADSAQLDAILIDDSLGPAIARRVASSLPDIVFIDVTEPGPGQELGQALKPPDFANADSTLAVIQYTSGSTSAPKGVTLTHANVTAGLAGVTGGLGFTDEDCFGVWIPMFHDMGLFTVLSSLARGNSVCLWRPRDFVRRPMLWLDSFAKSSATVMAAPNFCYDLLVAAVRQDPPAELDLAKWRVACNGAEPVQRRTVEAFQEAFAPYGFRAATMEPVYGMAEATLIVSASDLSAPWRALSVDRDRLQIGDAVLMLPDDAAGARPVVSCGKAAPGLRLRISAADGSVVDGSARIVTDQVGEVQLSGPAVTGGYLNLPAEQQPFTADGWLRTGDLGFLHDGELYLVGRVKDMITVRGQNFYAEDVEEIVRTTLAAEQPGAGVLRSAAIPWTLDAAAGGEVERMVVLWETALAGPESERLARLAADQVRHQLGLDEVSVVPVPTAAIPHTTSGKVQRHGALGLYRSLADDATKG, encoded by the coding sequence GTGAGCCACCTGTGGCAGCTCTTCACGGACGCCGCCGAGCACGGCCGGTCCTTGTCCCTGCCGATGCAGGAGGGGCAGCCGGAGTTCACGCTCGCCGAGCTCCTGGAACGCGCCGAGCGGACCGCCGGTGACGTGATCGAGCGGACCGGGGCCCGGACCAGGACCGGCACGCCGCGGCGTCTCGGGGTCCTGATGAACAACGGCGAGCCGTGGGTTCGCAGCGCCCTGATGGCGTTCCGGCTGGACGCGGCGGTCGTCCCGCTTCCGCTGCCGGTCGGTTTCGTCGGCGCCGAGGCCTACACCGCGCACCTGCGGCGAATCGCGGACAGCGCGCAGTTGGACGCGATCCTCATCGACGACAGCCTGGGACCGGCCATCGCCCGGCGGGTCGCGAGCTCGCTGCCGGACATCGTGTTCATCGATGTGACCGAGCCCGGCCCGGGGCAAGAATTGGGGCAGGCATTAAAGCCGCCGGACTTCGCCAATGCGGACTCGACACTCGCGGTGATCCAGTACACCTCCGGCAGCACCTCGGCCCCCAAAGGCGTCACGCTGACGCACGCGAACGTGACCGCGGGCCTGGCGGGCGTGACCGGCGGCCTGGGCTTCACCGACGAGGACTGCTTCGGCGTGTGGATCCCGATGTTCCACGACATGGGCCTGTTCACGGTGCTCAGCAGTCTGGCCCGGGGCAACTCGGTCTGCCTGTGGCGGCCGCGGGACTTCGTGCGCCGTCCGATGCTCTGGCTCGACAGCTTCGCGAAGTCCTCGGCCACGGTGATGGCGGCGCCGAACTTCTGCTACGACCTGCTGGTCGCCGCGGTGCGCCAGGATCCGCCGGCGGAGCTGGACCTGGCGAAGTGGCGGGTGGCGTGCAACGGCGCCGAGCCGGTGCAGCGGCGCACGGTCGAGGCGTTCCAGGAGGCGTTCGCGCCGTACGGATTCCGGGCCGCGACCATGGAGCCGGTCTACGGGATGGCGGAGGCCACGCTGATCGTCTCGGCCAGCGACCTGTCGGCCCCTTGGCGCGCGCTGAGCGTGGACCGGGACCGGCTGCAGATCGGCGACGCGGTCCTGATGCTGCCGGACGACGCGGCCGGCGCGCGCCCGGTCGTCTCGTGCGGGAAGGCCGCGCCGGGACTGCGGCTGCGGATCTCGGCGGCGGACGGCTCGGTGGTGGACGGCTCGGCGCGGATCGTCACCGACCAGGTCGGCGAGGTTCAGCTCAGCGGACCGGCCGTGACCGGCGGCTACCTGAACCTGCCCGCCGAGCAGCAGCCGTTCACCGCCGACGGCTGGCTGCGCACCGGCGACCTGGGCTTCCTGCACGACGGCGAGCTCTACCTCGTCGGCCGGGTCAAGGACATGATCACCGTGCGCGGCCAGAACTTCTACGCCGAGGACGTCGAGGAGATCGTCCGCACCACGCTGGCCGCCGAGCAGCCGGGCGCGGGAGTCCTGCGCAGCGCCGCGATCCCGTGGACCCTCGATGCGGCCGCCGGCGGCGAGGTCGAGCGCATGGTCGTGCTCTGGGAGACGGCGCTGGCCGGGCCGGAGTCCGAACGGCTCGCCCGCCTGGCCGCCGACCAGGTCCGGCACCAGCTCGGCCTGGACGAGGTGTCCGTGGTCCCGGTGCCCACGGCCGCGATCCCGCACACGACGTCCGGCAAGGTCCAGCGCCACGGGGCGCTCGGCCTCTACCGGAGCCTGGCCGACGACGCGACGAAGGGGTGA
- a CDS encoding acyl carrier protein: MIDSPEDTDHLAVVCAALAAEADPDLEGIDPDWQLTTIPGLESVKALRAVVRIEDACGIAIPDDFLFETNTVRQLADLVARLVEKSR; this comes from the coding sequence ATGATCGACTCGCCGGAGGACACCGACCATCTGGCCGTGGTGTGCGCGGCGCTGGCCGCGGAGGCCGACCCGGACCTGGAGGGGATCGACCCGGACTGGCAGCTGACCACGATCCCCGGGCTGGAGTCGGTCAAGGCCCTGCGGGCCGTGGTGCGGATCGAGGACGCCTGCGGGATCGCGATCCCCGACGACTTCCTGTTCGAGACGAACACCGTGCGGCAGCTCGCCGACCTGGTGGCGCGGCTCGTGGAGAAGTCCCGGTGA